In Candidatus Omnitrophota bacterium, one DNA window encodes the following:
- a CDS encoding V-type ATPase subunit: MRQLAKYSFVNAKVRAMLSYLIQPEAFAALAEAKDIYEVIEGLKKTVYKGVIAGLQADNVDPEKLEREFLKYDLGLYAKVQSSLSSGLEKEFVSLMRQRYELEEIKVALRIWHNKLPLDIKDYLIAPKISFDIDFPKITGSESIEEVILLLDHTPYKAALLKAKDAYKEKRSVFYLEAGLDVDYYQRLFDCIEGFSTVDKNVAHKVLGVAVDIENINSLIRFRKYYSLSIGQMLDWIVPGGAWVNKDTVRKSYTTDGLTKVVESIALGPYAGIKGMVEANIVFIENFLYEILLREVRKALSGFPFTIGTILGYLILKHRETRNIISLLNAKSYGWNKQEIAGVLNI; this comes from the coding sequence ATGCGCCAACTCGCCAAATATTCTTTTGTCAACGCCAAGGTCAGGGCAATGCTTTCTTATCTGATCCAGCCGGAAGCATTCGCGGCTTTGGCCGAGGCTAAGGATATTTATGAGGTAATTGAAGGCCTGAAAAAGACCGTTTATAAGGGCGTTATAGCGGGCCTGCAGGCGGATAACGTCGACCCGGAGAAACTCGAACGCGAGTTCCTGAAATATGACCTGGGGCTTTACGCCAAGGTGCAGTCGTCGCTGTCTTCCGGCTTGGAAAAAGAATTCGTTTCTTTGATGCGCCAGCGTTATGAATTGGAAGAGATCAAGGTAGCTTTAAGGATCTGGCATAATAAACTCCCCCTGGATATCAAGGATTATCTTATAGCGCCTAAGATCAGTTTTGACATAGATTTCCCGAAGATAACCGGCTCCGAGAGCATCGAGGAAGTGATCCTGTTGCTTGACCATACGCCTTATAAGGCCGCTCTGCTGAAAGCAAAGGACGCCTACAAGGAAAAAAGATCTGTATTCTACCTTGAGGCCGGGCTGGACGTGGATTATTATCAAAGGCTCTTTGATTGCATCGAAGGATTCTCGACCGTTGACAAGAACGTGGCCCATAAGGTCCTGGGCGTGGCGGTAGATATAGAGAACATCAACAGCCTGATCCGTTTCCGGAAGTATTATTCGCTTTCGATCGGCCAGATGCTCGACTGGATCGTTCCCGGAGGCGCCTGGGTGAATAAGGACACGGTGAGGAAGTCCTATACCACGGACGGCCTGACCAAGGTGGTGGAAAGCATCGCCCTGGGGCCTTATGCCGGGATCAAGGGTATGGTTGAGGCGAACATTGTTTTTATCGAGAATTTCCTTTATGAGATCCTCTTGCGCGAGGTCAGAAAAGCCCTGTCCGGGTTTCCTTTCACCATCGGCACGATATTGGGTTATTTGATCCTGAAGCACCGGGAGACCAGGAATATCATTTCTTTGCTTAATGCCAAGTCATATGGCTGGAATAAACAGGAGATCGCCGGGGTGTTGAACATATGA